The following coding sequences lie in one Methanohalophilus levihalophilus genomic window:
- a CDS encoding DUF1660 family phage protein: protein MKLLCKLGLHKWEKAGGFSQYSSNVREQHYICKRCGERKKEVIAKKGDDFF from the coding sequence ATGAAATTGCTGTGTAAACTGGGACTGCATAAGTGGGAGAAGGCTGGAGGATTTTCGCAATATTCCTCAAACGTCCGGGAGCAACATTACATTTGCAAACGTTGCGGGGAGAGGAAGAAAGAAGTCATTGCGAAAAAGGGCGACGATTTTTTCTGA
- a CDS encoding nitroreductase family protein: MWGGHQIPTITINPDLCIHCNSCVKCCPENVYFSEDSDETPKVFFERLCISCGHCVSICPTEAISHSAFPEDSLHLFEKERLPAEEVLKLLKTRRSVRAFQNKSVEKEMLEKIIEGARYAPSAHNSQSTEFIVIWDREKLEAIVEITISYLSKIVGQLNNPITKNLLLKLSHDEIAGALELLPNFVRIVSEANKGEDSILHEAPALILFHGKRDAISAEANALVATQNAMLMAHSLGLGSFFTGYVMGACKRDKRIPELLSLPSNHRIYTGLAVGYPELEYRYWIERKPPAIKWM; the protein is encoded by the coding sequence ATTTGGGGAGGACATCAGATTCCAACAATAACAATTAATCCCGACTTATGCATACATTGCAATTCCTGTGTGAAATGCTGTCCGGAAAACGTTTATTTTAGCGAGGATTCCGATGAAACACCTAAGGTTTTCTTTGAAAGGCTGTGCATTAGTTGTGGACATTGTGTCAGCATCTGCCCCACTGAAGCCATAAGTCATTCTGCTTTTCCGGAAGATAGTTTGCATCTTTTTGAAAAGGAACGGCTACCTGCAGAAGAAGTGCTTAAGTTGCTTAAAACCCGGCGCTCTGTGAGAGCTTTCCAGAATAAATCTGTTGAAAAAGAGATGCTGGAGAAGATAATCGAAGGTGCCCGGTATGCTCCAAGCGCGCATAATTCACAGAGTACAGAATTTATTGTCATTTGGGATCGGGAAAAACTGGAAGCTATTGTGGAAATAACAATAAGCTACCTGTCAAAGATTGTGGGCCAGCTCAACAATCCGATTACAAAAAATCTGTTGCTCAAATTATCCCATGATGAAATTGCAGGGGCATTGGAGCTTCTTCCTAATTTTGTAAGAATCGTGAGTGAAGCAAACAAGGGAGAAGATTCGATATTGCATGAGGCTCCTGCCCTGATATTATTCCACGGGAAAAGAGATGCCATTTCAGCAGAAGCAAATGCGCTTGTTGCGACACAGAATGCGATGCTTATGGCACACAGTTTAGGACTTGGCAGCTTTTTCACCGGATATGTGATGGGAGCCTGCAAGCGGGACAAAAGGATACCGGAACTGTTGTCACTGCCTAGCAACCATAGGATTTATACAGGACTTGCAGTGGGTTACCCGGAGCTTGAATACAGGTACTGGATCGAGAGGAAGCCCCCCGCAATAAAATGGATGTGA